The following are from one region of the Rhizobium sullae genome:
- the der gene encoding ribosome biogenesis GTPase Der yields MSFTVAIVGRPNVGKSTLFNRLVGKKLALVDDTPGVTRDRRPGDARLMDLKFTIVDTAGLEEADAESLLGRMRAQTEAAIDEADLSLFVVDAKTGLTPVDTALAEMLRRRGKPVVLVANKAEAKGSDSGFYDAYTLGLGEPTPISAEHGQGMLDLRDAIVAALGKERAYPPKEDVAVTDVDVRPSEVEGEEDEEPAYDDTKPLRVAIVGRPNAGKSTLINRFLGEDRLLTGPEAGITRDSISVEWDWRGRTIKMFDTAGMRRKARVIEKLEKLSVADALRAIRFAELVVIVFDATIPFEKQDLHLVDLVLREGRAAVLAFNKWDMIEDTQAVLSDLREKTERLLPQARGIRAVPISGQTGRGLDKLMQAIIDTDKIWNKRISTARLNRWLEQAQVQHPPPAVSGRRIKLKYMTQVKARPPAFMISCTRSDALPESYTRYLINGLREDFDMPSVPIRIHYRSPDNPYESKKKR; encoded by the coding sequence ATGAGCTTTACGGTCGCGATCGTCGGTCGCCCGAATGTCGGCAAGTCGACGCTTTTCAACCGTCTGGTTGGGAAGAAACTGGCGCTTGTCGACGATACGCCCGGCGTCACCCGCGACCGCCGGCCGGGCGATGCGCGGCTGATGGACCTCAAGTTCACGATCGTCGACACCGCCGGCCTCGAAGAGGCCGATGCCGAAAGCCTGCTGGGGCGCATGCGCGCCCAGACGGAAGCGGCAATCGACGAGGCCGATCTGTCTCTCTTCGTCGTCGACGCCAAGACCGGTCTGACGCCGGTCGATACCGCCTTGGCCGAGATGCTGCGCCGCCGCGGCAAGCCCGTCGTCCTCGTTGCCAACAAGGCCGAAGCGAAGGGCTCCGACAGTGGCTTCTACGACGCCTATACGCTCGGTCTTGGGGAGCCGACGCCGATCTCGGCCGAGCACGGACAGGGCATGCTCGACCTGCGCGACGCGATCGTCGCAGCACTCGGCAAGGAGCGCGCTTATCCGCCAAAGGAGGACGTCGCCGTTACCGACGTCGACGTGCGGCCGTCGGAGGTCGAGGGCGAGGAAGACGAAGAGCCCGCCTACGACGATACAAAGCCGCTGCGCGTCGCGATCGTCGGCCGGCCGAATGCCGGCAAGTCGACGCTCATCAACCGCTTCCTCGGCGAGGACCGGCTGCTGACCGGGCCGGAAGCGGGCATCACGCGCGATTCCATCTCCGTCGAGTGGGACTGGCGCGGCCGCACCATCAAGATGTTCGATACCGCTGGCATGCGCCGCAAGGCGAGGGTGATCGAGAAGCTGGAAAAGCTCTCCGTAGCTGATGCGCTGCGCGCCATCCGTTTCGCCGAGCTCGTCGTCATCGTCTTTGATGCGACGATCCCCTTCGAGAAGCAGGATCTGCACCTTGTCGATCTGGTGCTGCGCGAAGGCCGCGCTGCCGTGCTCGCCTTCAACAAATGGGACATGATCGAGGACACGCAGGCCGTTCTCTCCGATCTGCGCGAAAAGACCGAGCGGCTGCTGCCGCAGGCGCGCGGCATCCGCGCCGTGCCCATTTCCGGCCAGACGGGCCGAGGGCTCGACAAGCTGATGCAGGCGATCATCGATACCGACAAGATATGGAACAAGCGCATTTCGACGGCGAGGCTCAACCGCTGGCTGGAGCAGGCGCAGGTGCAGCATCCGCCGCCGGCCGTTTCCGGCCGCCGCATCAAGCTGAAATACATGACGCAGGTTAAGGCCCGCCCGCCGGCCTTCATGATTTCCTGCACGCGTTCAGACGCTCTGCCGGAATCCTATACGCGCTATTTGATCAATGGTCTGCGCGAAGATTTCGACATGCCGAGCGTGCCGATCCGCATCCATTACCGCTCGCCGGACAATCCGTACGAGTCGAAGAAAAAGCGGTAG
- a CDS encoding tetratricopeptide repeat protein, producing the protein MAFNDDSFIREVNEELRSDQMKGAWRRFGRYVIAVAVLIVVGTAGKVAFDYWDDNRSSGTGDQFLAAMKLADENKSDEALAALATLEKEGHGAYPVLARMRAASVQAQNGDNTAAIAAFEAIGKDQSVPEAVRDAAKMRAGWLLIENGTYEQVSAAVEEMAIPANAFRHSAREALGLAAYKAGNMAQARQWYQAIADDAASPRNIANRAQIMLDNITASGKAPAAQG; encoded by the coding sequence ATGGCATTCAACGACGACAGCTTCATCCGTGAAGTCAACGAGGAACTCCGTTCCGACCAGATGAAGGGCGCCTGGCGCCGTTTCGGCCGCTATGTCATCGCCGTCGCCGTTCTGATCGTGGTCGGCACGGCAGGCAAAGTTGCCTTTGACTACTGGGACGACAACCGCTCGTCCGGCACCGGCGATCAGTTTCTGGCGGCGATGAAGCTTGCCGACGAGAACAAGAGCGACGAGGCGCTTGCCGCGCTCGCCACGCTCGAAAAGGAAGGACATGGCGCCTATCCGGTTCTCGCCCGCATGCGCGCAGCCTCGGTCCAGGCGCAGAATGGCGACAATACCGCGGCTATCGCCGCCTTCGAAGCGATCGGCAAGGACCAGTCCGTGCCGGAAGCTGTCCGCGATGCTGCCAAGATGCGTGCCGGCTGGCTGCTGATCGAAAACGGTACTTACGAGCAGGTTTCCGCCGCCGTCGAGGAAATGGCCATTCCGGCGAATGCCTTCCGTCACTCGGCCCGCGAAGCGCTCGGTCTTGCCGCCTACAAGGCCGGCAACATGGCGCAAGCCCGCCAGTGGTATCAGGCGATCGCCGACGATGCCGCAAGCCCGCGCAACATTGCAAACCGCGCCCAGATCATGCTTGATAACATCACCGCATCCGGCAAGGCGCCCGCCGCACAGGGCTGA
- a CDS encoding NnrU family protein, with the protein MALLIVGIILFLGLHLVRVVAPGFRQSMIASLGERRWKAGYAIASLLSLILLIYGFGQARQVTGLLYAPPVWMAHIAVTLMLIALICLAASLLPAGHIAVRTKHPMVLSVKIWAFSHLLANGETSSVLLFAAFLAWGVVLRIALKRRERAGELKLRPFVSAKYDLYAAVIGVVAWALVTFRLHEWLIGVSPLAV; encoded by the coding sequence ATGGCATTGCTCATCGTCGGCATCATACTTTTTCTCGGTCTCCATCTGGTGCGCGTCGTCGCGCCCGGCTTTCGTCAGTCGATGATCGCAAGCTTGGGCGAGCGCCGCTGGAAGGCCGGTTATGCGATCGCGAGCCTTCTTTCGCTGATCCTGCTGATCTACGGTTTCGGCCAGGCGCGGCAGGTCACCGGCTTGCTTTATGCGCCGCCGGTCTGGATGGCGCATATCGCCGTGACGCTGATGCTGATTGCGCTCATCTGTCTTGCCGCCTCGCTGCTGCCGGCGGGGCACATTGCGGTTCGGACCAAGCATCCGATGGTGCTCTCGGTGAAGATCTGGGCTTTCTCGCATCTGCTGGCCAACGGCGAGACCTCGTCGGTGCTGCTGTTTGCGGCCTTTCTCGCCTGGGGCGTCGTCCTCCGCATCGCCCTGAAGCGGCGCGAGCGGGCGGGCGAGTTGAAGCTGCGGCCCTTCGTCTCGGCGAAGTACGATCTCTACGCCGCCGTCATCGGCGTGGTCGCTTGGGCGCTGGTCACCTTCAGGCTGCACGAATGGCTGATCGGCGTTTCGCCGCTCGCCGTGTGA
- a CDS encoding polysaccharide deacetylase — translation MFHSIFPASLALCLVASLPAQAADQPPKQLVIVSFDGAHDNALWQKSREMAARNGAHFTYFLSCTFLMNQATKKAYQAPHQKRGKSNVGFAQSDEEIRERLGNIWHAHLEGHDISSHACGHFDGRQWSEADWSAEYATFNATLKNAWKSVGLEEPQGWQGLVEHGIKGFRAPYLSATPGADMIAAEKKAGFSYDASLVTKGPAMPVVEHGVIRFGLPLIPEGPNEKPVIGMDYNLFVRHSKGEEDKTGSKVFEERAYAAFRHAFDRQYAGDRIPLQLGFHFVEMNGGAYWRALDRLVSDVCRRADVACVSYAEAIPMIEARGTLREQETSGL, via the coding sequence ATGTTTCATTCCATTTTTCCTGCCTCGCTGGCCCTTTGCCTTGTCGCTTCCCTCCCCGCCCAGGCAGCCGATCAGCCGCCGAAGCAGCTCGTGATCGTTTCCTTCGACGGCGCCCATGACAACGCGCTGTGGCAGAAGAGCCGCGAGATGGCGGCAAGGAACGGCGCGCACTTCACCTATTTTCTCTCCTGTACCTTTCTGATGAATCAAGCCACGAAGAAAGCCTACCAAGCCCCTCACCAAAAACGCGGAAAGTCCAATGTCGGCTTTGCGCAGAGCGACGAGGAAATCCGCGAGCGGCTCGGCAATATCTGGCATGCGCACCTCGAAGGCCACGATATTTCGAGCCACGCCTGCGGCCATTTCGACGGCCGCCAATGGAGCGAGGCCGATTGGTCCGCCGAATACGCGACCTTCAACGCGACGCTGAAAAACGCCTGGAAAAGCGTCGGTCTTGAAGAGCCGCAGGGCTGGCAGGGCTTGGTCGAGCACGGCATCAAGGGGTTTCGCGCACCGTATCTTTCCGCAACACCGGGCGCCGACATGATCGCCGCGGAGAAGAAGGCGGGCTTTTCCTATGACGCCAGCTTGGTGACCAAAGGTCCGGCGATGCCCGTCGTCGAACACGGCGTGATCCGCTTCGGCCTGCCGCTGATCCCAGAAGGCCCGAATGAAAAACCGGTGATCGGCATGGACTACAATCTCTTCGTCCGCCATTCTAAGGGCGAAGAAGACAAGACCGGCAGCAAGGTTTTCGAGGAGCGCGCCTACGCGGCCTTCAGGCACGCTTTCGATAGGCAATATGCGGGCGACCGCATTCCCCTCCAGCTCGGCTTCCACTTCGTGGAAATGAACGGTGGCGCCTATTGGCGCGCGCTCGACCGCCTGGTGAGCGACGTCTGCCGCCGCGCCGATGTGGCTTGCGTCAGCTACGCGGAAGCGATCCCGATGATCGAAGCACGCGGGACGCTGAGGGAACAGGAGACTTCGGGGCTATGA
- the bacA gene encoding bacteroid development protein BacA: MFVSYFPKPKLFFTSAVVWALLAVLLWYFGGSRLGAVIGLAPLPPGQEAPIGVSVFWSTPFLWFYIYYIVAVALFAGFWFAYSPHRWQMWSVLGSALIIFNTYFSVQVSVAVNAWYGPFYNLIQKALTTVGSVPASEFYFGMLGFAGIAFVAITVGVLNLFFVSHWIFRWRTAMNGYYMAHWPKLRHIEGASQRVQEDTMRFSTTMESLGVNLVSSVMTLIAFLPVLFKIGASITELPLIGEVPHALVWAAIFWSIFGTVFLGLVGIKLPGLEFRNQRVEASYRKELVYGEDHADRAAPPTVAELFANVRRNYFRLYFHYMYFNVARIFYLQADNLFSLIVLIPSIVAGKLTLGLMTQINNVFDQVRGSFQYLVNSWTTIVELLSIYKRLRTFESAIEGEPLPEIDQRYLEREAGVVHADG; encoded by the coding sequence GTGTTTGTATCGTATTTCCCCAAGCCGAAACTCTTCTTCACCTCAGCTGTGGTTTGGGCGCTTCTCGCCGTTCTGCTCTGGTATTTTGGCGGCTCCCGCCTAGGCGCTGTCATTGGCTTGGCACCGCTGCCGCCCGGGCAGGAGGCCCCGATCGGGGTTTCAGTGTTCTGGTCGACGCCGTTCCTGTGGTTCTATATCTACTACATCGTCGCGGTCGCGCTCTTTGCGGGCTTCTGGTTCGCCTACAGCCCCCATCGTTGGCAGATGTGGTCCGTGCTCGGCTCGGCGCTGATCATCTTCAATACCTACTTTTCGGTTCAAGTCAGTGTGGCAGTTAATGCCTGGTATGGCCCTTTTTACAACTTGATACAGAAGGCACTGACCACAGTCGGATCCGTTCCGGCCTCAGAGTTCTATTTTGGCATGCTGGGCTTTGCCGGCATCGCCTTTGTAGCGATTACTGTCGGCGTGCTGAACCTGTTCTTCGTAAGCCACTGGATATTCCGCTGGCGCACAGCGATGAATGGATACTACATGGCACACTGGCCGAAGCTCCGCCATATCGAAGGTGCCTCCCAGCGCGTTCAGGAAGACACGATGCGCTTCTCCACTACGATGGAAAGCCTCGGCGTCAACCTCGTCAGCTCTGTCATGACGCTGATCGCCTTCTTGCCGGTGCTCTTCAAGATCGGTGCAAGCATCACCGAACTGCCGCTGATCGGCGAGGTGCCGCATGCGCTCGTGTGGGCGGCTATCTTCTGGTCGATCTTCGGCACAGTGTTCCTCGGCCTAGTCGGTATCAAGCTGCCGGGACTGGAATTTCGCAACCAGCGCGTTGAGGCGTCTTATCGAAAAGAACTCGTCTACGGCGAGGACCATGCCGATCGCGCCGCGCCTCCGACTGTCGCTGAGCTCTTCGCCAACGTCCGCCGGAACTACTTCCGCCTCTATTTCCACTACATGTATTTCAACGTCGCCCGCATCTTCTACCTGCAGGCAGACAACCTCTTCAGCCTGATCGTGCTCATTCCCTCGATTGTCGCCGGCAAGCTGACGCTCGGCCTGATGACACAGATCAACAACGTATTCGATCAGGTGCGCGGCTCGTTCCAGTATCTCGTCAATTCGTGGACGACGATCGTTGAGTTGCTGTCGATCTATAAGCGCCTGCGGACGTTTGAATCGGCGATTGAGGGCGAACCGCTGCCGGAAATCGACCAACGCTATCTGGAGCGTGAAGCAGGCGTCGTTCACGCCGACGGTTGA
- a CDS encoding YbfB/YjiJ family MFS transporter, whose translation MLARGDTEPANLLRTALAGMIAMSAAMGFGRFSYTPILPGMMSGVPLSAADAGFIASANFAGYLAGAVLAAYSWATGRERKVALLALLANAVLLAAMAATDSVAAFAVIRFLAGLASAFAMIFTSSIVLSHGAAAGNDHVQAAHFGGPGAGIALSSVMVMLIGLIFTGASGWQADWIGGAVFSAISLAAVWLLLPSAPVRAGNSGKEPPIAWRPPVALLTLSYGIFGFGYVITATFLVAIARMDAAGQMVEFLCWFIAGLTAAVALFAWRPLVYPLGLGWVYVTALLIEALGVLATVMLPHSLAPLIGGALFGATFLAITAYGLQIGRKLAPESARRIFATMTAAFGLGQIVGPVVAGWIAEQTGSFILPTYIAAAALILCAALVLPVIKKLG comes from the coding sequence ATGTTGGCACGCGGCGATACTGAACCAGCGAACCTCTTGCGGACGGCCCTTGCCGGCATGATCGCGATGTCGGCGGCGATGGGGTTCGGGCGGTTTTCCTATACGCCCATCCTGCCCGGAATGATGAGCGGCGTGCCGCTTTCGGCGGCCGATGCCGGGTTTATCGCCTCGGCCAATTTTGCAGGATACCTCGCGGGCGCCGTGCTTGCTGCTTACAGCTGGGCGACGGGTCGCGAACGCAAGGTCGCACTGTTGGCACTTCTGGCGAATGCTGTGCTGCTCGCGGCCATGGCCGCGACCGATTCTGTTGCCGCCTTTGCGGTCATCCGCTTTCTGGCCGGACTAGCGAGCGCCTTTGCGATGATCTTCACCTCGTCGATCGTCTTGAGTCATGGTGCTGCGGCAGGCAACGACCACGTTCAGGCGGCGCATTTCGGCGGCCCGGGTGCTGGCATTGCGCTTTCTTCGGTCATGGTGATGCTGATTGGCCTCATCTTTACCGGTGCCTCGGGCTGGCAAGCCGACTGGATCGGCGGTGCGGTCTTTTCGGCAATCAGCCTCGCCGCCGTCTGGCTTCTGCTGCCATCGGCTCCGGTGCGTGCGGGCAATTCCGGCAAGGAGCCGCCGATCGCCTGGAGGCCGCCGGTGGCTCTGCTGACGCTGTCCTACGGCATCTTCGGTTTCGGCTACGTGATCACCGCGACTTTCCTCGTTGCCATCGCGCGCATGGATGCGGCGGGGCAGATGGTTGAATTCCTCTGCTGGTTCATCGCCGGACTGACGGCAGCTGTTGCGCTTTTTGCGTGGCGGCCGCTGGTCTATCCGCTTGGCCTCGGCTGGGTCTATGTCACCGCCCTTCTCATAGAGGCGCTCGGCGTTCTCGCGACCGTGATGCTGCCGCATTCGCTGGCGCCGCTGATCGGCGGGGCTCTCTTCGGCGCGACCTTCCTCGCCATCACCGCCTACGGGCTTCAGATCGGCCGCAAGCTGGCGCCGGAAAGCGCGCGCCGCATCTTCGCAACGATGACCGCCGCGTTCGGTCTCGGCCAGATCGTCGGCCCCGTCGTCGCCGGCTGGATCGCCGAGCAAACGGGCAGCTTCATCCTGCCGACCTATATCGCCGCTGCAGCCCTCATCCTATGCGCCGCGCTCGTGCTGCCGGTGATCAAGAAACTGGGATAA
- a CDS encoding PadR family transcriptional regulator — protein MRGFRGSGMFGEAMRMGMGRKFSAADLQLVLLALLDERPRHGYELIKTLEERSGGFYVPSPGVIYPALTYLEETELAEVENEGTKKLYKITEHGRQKVEENRAMIQHTLNKLERIGEKMAFVNRMFDPDHHGRHRDAEDEEELMRDNGDIRAARTLLRAALRMRYPWSKAEAARIAGILERAATEILQGGKPQT, from the coding sequence ATGAGAGGTTTCAGAGGTAGCGGCATGTTCGGCGAAGCGATGCGGATGGGAATGGGTCGCAAGTTTTCGGCCGCTGATCTTCAACTGGTGCTGCTGGCGCTGCTCGACGAGCGTCCGCGTCACGGCTACGAGCTGATCAAGACCCTGGAGGAGCGCTCGGGCGGTTTCTACGTTCCAAGCCCCGGCGTCATCTATCCGGCACTGACCTATCTGGAAGAGACCGAGTTGGCCGAAGTCGAGAACGAAGGCACCAAGAAGCTCTACAAGATCACCGAACACGGCAGACAGAAGGTCGAGGAGAACCGCGCGATGATCCAGCACACGCTGAACAAGCTCGAACGCATCGGCGAGAAGATGGCTTTCGTCAACCGCATGTTCGATCCGGACCACCACGGCCGCCATCGCGACGCCGAGGACGAGGAAGAGTTGATGCGCGACAATGGCGACATCCGCGCCGCCCGTACGCTGCTGCGCGCCGCACTCAGGATGCGCTATCCATGGTCAAAGGCCGAAGCCGCCCGCATCGCCGGCATCCTGGAACGCGCCGCAACGGAAATTCTGCAAGGTGGCAAGCCGCAGACGTGA
- the map gene encoding type I methionyl aminopeptidase → MVIENDDELVKLKEIGRICANAIQVMAAAVEPGMTTLELDQIGRRALEDAGARSAPEFCYQFPGATCISVNEEIAHGIPGARVIRPGDLINIDVSAEKDGFFADTGASFTVPPVKPKIERLCRDGKRALWVGLNQVRAGEPLAKIGKAVGAFAVKNRYTLVANLASHGVGRSLHEEPAELSTWPDPSEKRMMTEGLVFTVEPFLSLGATWAEGGDDAWTLYADPQAPTVQFEHTVVATRNGPLILTLPDGGV, encoded by the coding sequence ATGGTAATCGAAAACGACGACGAACTGGTAAAGCTCAAGGAGATCGGCCGCATCTGCGCCAACGCCATTCAGGTGATGGCGGCAGCAGTCGAGCCCGGCATGACAACGCTGGAGCTCGATCAGATCGGCCGCAGGGCGCTGGAAGATGCGGGCGCGCGTTCAGCGCCGGAATTCTGCTACCAGTTTCCGGGTGCGACCTGCATCAGCGTCAACGAGGAAATCGCCCACGGCATTCCGGGAGCGCGTGTGATCCGCCCGGGCGATCTCATCAACATCGATGTCTCGGCCGAAAAGGACGGTTTCTTCGCCGATACCGGCGCCTCCTTCACCGTGCCGCCGGTCAAGCCAAAGATCGAGAGGCTCTGCCGCGACGGCAAGCGGGCGCTCTGGGTAGGTCTCAACCAAGTGAGGGCCGGCGAGCCGCTGGCGAAGATCGGCAAGGCCGTCGGTGCCTTCGCGGTGAAGAACCGCTATACGCTGGTCGCCAATCTCGCAAGCCACGGCGTCGGCCGCTCGTTGCACGAAGAGCCCGCCGAGCTTTCCACTTGGCCCGATCCTTCCGAGAAGCGGATGATGACCGAGGGCCTCGTCTTTACCGTCGAGCCTTTCCTGTCGCTCGGCGCGACATGGGCCGAAGGCGGCGACGACGCCTGGACGCTCTACGCCGATCCGCAGGCGCCTACCGTGCAGTTCGAGCATACGGTCGTGGCGACGCGGAACGGGCCACTGATTTTGACGCTGCCGGATGGCGGGGTCTAG
- a CDS encoding LLM class flavin-dependent oxidoreductase has product MELGLYTFADVNPNLERSKGAEGAERLKHLIEEIELADQVGLDVFGLGEHHRPDYAVSAPAVALAAAAVKTKNIRLTSAVTVLSSDDPVRVFQQFATLDLISNGRAEIMAGRGSFIESFPLFGYNLEDYDQLFEEKLDLLMALREGETITWQGELRAPVNGRGVYPRPLQDPLPLWIAVGGTPQSVARAGALGLPVALAIIGGEPRRFAPLFDLYREAARRSGQDQAKLKTSINVHGFIADTTDAAADQFYGPQAEVMNRIGRERGWGPTSRAHFDMSRGPSGALFVGDPEAVAEKIVAHHKIFRNDRFLLQMAIGLMPHEQVMRGIELYGTKVAPLVRKALTDAGEGAKATA; this is encoded by the coding sequence ATGGAACTGGGTCTTTATACCTTCGCCGACGTCAATCCGAACCTTGAGCGCAGCAAGGGTGCCGAAGGAGCCGAGCGGCTCAAGCATCTCATCGAGGAGATCGAGCTTGCCGACCAGGTGGGGCTCGATGTGTTCGGGCTCGGCGAACATCACCGGCCCGATTATGCCGTTTCCGCGCCTGCGGTGGCGCTGGCTGCGGCGGCGGTGAAGACCAAGAATATCCGGCTGACCAGCGCGGTGACGGTGCTTTCCTCAGATGATCCAGTTCGTGTGTTCCAGCAGTTTGCAACGCTCGATCTGATTTCCAACGGCCGGGCCGAGATCATGGCGGGGCGTGGCTCGTTCATCGAATCCTTTCCGCTCTTCGGCTACAACCTCGAAGATTACGACCAGCTTTTCGAAGAGAAGCTCGATCTGCTGATGGCGCTCCGCGAAGGCGAGACCATCACATGGCAGGGCGAGCTGCGCGCGCCGGTCAACGGCCGCGGTGTCTATCCGCGCCCGCTGCAGGATCCGCTGCCGCTCTGGATCGCTGTCGGCGGGACGCCGCAATCCGTGGCGCGCGCCGGTGCGCTCGGCCTTCCGGTGGCGCTTGCCATCATCGGCGGTGAGCCGCGCCGTTTTGCGCCGCTCTTCGATCTCTACCGCGAGGCAGCGCGCCGGTCCGGACAGGATCAGGCGAAGCTGAAGACCAGTATCAACGTCCATGGCTTCATCGCCGATACGACGGATGCGGCAGCCGACCAATTCTACGGTCCGCAGGCGGAGGTCATGAACCGCATCGGCCGCGAGCGCGGCTGGGGACCGACGAGCCGGGCGCATTTCGACATGTCGCGCGGGCCTTCCGGCGCCCTCTTCGTCGGAGACCCGGAGGCGGTGGCCGAAAAGATCGTCGCACATCACAAGATATTCAGGAACGACCGTTTCCTGCTGCAGATGGCGATCGGCCTCATGCCGCATGAGCAGGTCATGCGGGGCATCGAGCTCTACGGTACGAAAGTGGCCCCGCTTGTCAGAAAGGCATTGACTGACGCGGGCGAAGGGGCGAAAGCCACGGCCTGA
- a CDS encoding PIN domain-containing protein: MYLIDTNVLSEFRKLLTGKADSVFAEWFSTVSSERLYVSVVALFEIGNGILRLERRDAHQASILRNWFVQARTQMQGRIIDIDQGIALRCAALHVPARRGMRLSVRRRSCAI, from the coding sequence ATGTATCTTATCGACACGAACGTCCTGTCGGAATTCCGCAAGCTGCTCACCGGCAAGGCAGATTCTGTCTTTGCCGAATGGTTTTCGACGGTATCTTCCGAGCGTCTCTATGTTTCGGTCGTGGCGCTTTTCGAGATCGGGAACGGGATATTGAGGCTGGAGCGGCGCGATGCGCATCAAGCTTCGATCTTGCGGAATTGGTTCGTCCAAGCAAGGACGCAGATGCAAGGCCGTATTATCGACATCGACCAGGGGATTGCGCTGCGCTGTGCCGCATTGCACGTGCCCGCTCGACGCGGGATGCGTTTATCGGTGCGACGGCGATCGTGCGCAATCTGA
- a CDS encoding SRPBCC family protein: protein MIADAKHELVLVREFDAPREKIFRAWTDPELMKEWFVPRPWTVSKVESDVRPGGSSLVVMRSPEGQEFPNHGVYLEVVENAKIVLTDAYISAWVPSEKPFMTAVVLLEDLGNGRTKYTAKALHWRAEDKEEHEKMGFHEGWGKAADQLAELLTRI, encoded by the coding sequence ATGATTGCTGATGCAAAACACGAACTCGTTCTCGTGCGTGAATTCGATGCCCCGCGCGAAAAGATCTTCAGGGCGTGGACCGATCCGGAACTCATGAAGGAATGGTTCGTCCCGCGCCCCTGGACGGTGTCCAAGGTCGAGAGCGACGTCCGCCCGGGCGGTTCGAGTCTTGTCGTGATGCGCAGTCCGGAAGGTCAGGAATTTCCAAACCACGGCGTCTATCTGGAAGTCGTCGAAAACGCGAAGATCGTCCTGACAGACGCCTATATCAGCGCCTGGGTTCCATCCGAAAAACCTTTTATGACCGCGGTGGTGCTTCTCGAAGACCTCGGCAACGGCCGGACCAAGTACACGGCCAAAGCGCTGCACTGGCGGGCCGAAGACAAGGAAGAGCATGAAAAGATGGGCTTCCACGAAGGCTGGGGCAAAGCTGCCGATCAGCTTGCCGAGCTTTTGACCCGCATCTGA
- a CDS encoding RNA polymerase sigma factor, whose product MTDIAWIDVALTAARPKALGALLRYFRDLDIAEEAFQEACLRAIRTWPDKGPPRDPTAWLIFVGRNSGIDAVRKQAKTQALPDEDLISDKEDAESDIADRLDDSNYRDDILRLLFICCHPDLPATQQIALALRIVSGLSVQQIARAFLVGESAMEQRITRAKGRVAKAGVPFETPGPEERAERLAIVSTMIYLIFNEGYSQGDPKREAAAFSDEAIRLGRLLLRIFPSEPEIMGLLALMLLQISRRDARFDANGELVLLEDQDRSRWNHALINEALNLLDKAIRHRRPGPYQLQAAIAALHSRAKRAKDTDWEEIDLLYGVLERLQPSPVVTLNRAVAVSKLKGPEEALKLVDTLGEKLDGYFYYHGLRGGLLKQMGRAREAREAFDRAIALANSAAEAAHIRLQIDKLQSEHAHPAAK is encoded by the coding sequence ATGACGGATATTGCCTGGATCGATGTTGCGCTGACTGCTGCCCGGCCAAAGGCGCTGGGCGCGCTGCTGCGCTACTTCCGCGATCTCGATATTGCGGAGGAAGCGTTTCAGGAAGCATGCCTGCGCGCGATCCGCACCTGGCCGGACAAGGGGCCGCCGCGCGATCCGACCGCCTGGCTGATCTTCGTCGGCCGCAACAGCGGCATCGATGCGGTGCGCAAGCAGGCGAAGACCCAGGCACTGCCGGACGAAGATCTGATTTCCGACAAAGAGGATGCCGAAAGCGATATCGCCGACCGGCTGGACGATTCCAACTATCGCGACGACATCCTGCGGCTGCTCTTCATCTGCTGCCATCCGGACCTTCCGGCGACACAGCAGATCGCGCTCGCATTGCGGATCGTTTCCGGGCTCTCCGTGCAGCAGATCGCGCGCGCCTTTCTCGTCGGCGAAAGCGCCATGGAGCAGCGGATTACCCGCGCCAAGGGACGGGTCGCGAAAGCCGGCGTGCCGTTCGAGACGCCGGGGCCGGAGGAGCGGGCGGAACGTCTCGCGATCGTCTCAACGATGATCTACCTGATCTTCAACGAGGGTTATTCGCAGGGCGATCCGAAACGCGAGGCCGCTGCCTTCAGCGACGAGGCGATCCGGCTCGGCCGTCTCCTGCTTCGCATCTTTCCGAGCGAGCCGGAGATCATGGGACTGCTGGCGCTGATGCTGCTGCAGATATCCCGGCGTGATGCGCGCTTCGATGCCAATGGCGAGTTGGTGCTGCTGGAGGATCAAGACCGCTCGCGTTGGAACCATGCGCTGATCAACGAGGCGCTGAACCTGCTCGACAAGGCGATCCGTCACCGCCGGCCCGGACCCTATCAGCTGCAGGCGGCGATCGCGGCCCTCCATTCGCGGGCGAAGCGCGCCAAGGACACGGACTGGGAAGAGATCGATCTGCTTTACGGCGTGCTCGAGCGCCTGCAGCCGTCGCCGGTCGTCACGCTCAACCGGGCGGTTGCGGTATCGAAACTCAAAGGACCGGAAGAAGCGTTGAAGCTCGTCGACACGCTCGGTGAAAAGCTCGACGGCTATTTCTACTATCATGGCCTGCGCGGCGGACTGCTGAAGCAGATGGGCCGAGCGAGGGAGGCGCGCGAAGCCTTCGACCGTGCGATCGCGCTTGCGAATTCCGCTGCCGAAGCGGCTCATATCCGCCTGCAGATCGACAAGCTGCAGAGTGAGCATGCACACCCGGCTGCGAAATAA